GCCCAAAGGAAACTTTTTTGTCTCAATTCAAACGCCGATGGAAAGAATTGAAATGACGCATACATGAACGGCAACTGAATCAAGGCTGGAATACAACCCGCCATCGGATTTACACCGGCTTTGTTGTACAACTTCATGGTTTCTTGTTGCTTTTTCATTGGGTCTTTTTTGAATTTTTCTCCCAATTCGGCAATTTCAGGACGCAATACTTTCATTTTGGCTTGAGACAAAAATGATTTAAAAGTAATAGGCGACATGGCAATTTTAATCAACACTGTGAAAATAATAATTGCAATTCCGTAAGCAATGTATGAACTCAAAAATCCAAATAATGGGATGAAGATGAATTTATTAATCCATCCAAAAATTCCCCATCCTAATGAAATGATTTTCTCTAAATTCTTATCGTAACTGTGTAAGGTTTTATAATCTGTTGGTCCCATGTACCAATTCATTTTATAATCCAATTCCCCGTTGGTAAACGCTAAAGGAATTTCAGCCGTAAATTGTTTGGTATAAGTGGTATCTATTGCTTCATCTTTAACCAAATTTGAAGAAACTAATTTAGACGATGCAAAAGGTGTATTTGTTAATAAAATAGTAGAGAAAAAGTGTTGTTTAAAAGCTACGAAAGTAGTCTTTTCAGCATTTTCTTCTTTATTTTCACCTTGCCCCACATAATCAATTTTACCTTCTTGGTGCTCAAAATACACTTCTGTATATCGATTCTCGTAAGAAATACTTTTCTCATTTCTGTAGGTTTTCATACTCCATTGTAAATCCAATGGCTTGGCTGTATTTAGCACTTTATTCAACCCTTGAGAACGAACGTCAAAACCAATCATGTAATCGTTTGGTTTTAGTATGTACTTGTATTCCAAAAATTCGTTAGCACCTGCTTTCAATTTCATGGAAAGAATTTGATCCTGTCCCACTTTTGAAATAGTAGGTTCAAAATACAAATCTTTAGTATTTAACGTTCTGTTATCAGAAGTTTGCAAAGCAATATTCAAATTAGCATTGTTGTCTTTAATCAACTCCACTAATTGCCCAGAACCTTTTTTGAATTTTTCGTGTTGTTTTAAAATCGCTTCAACAATAAAACCACCTTTATTAGCGATTTTCAATTTAACCACCTGATTTTCTATAGTAGTAAAATCGCCTTTAGCTGATGGTAAAGTAGCTGAATAAGCAAAGTTTCCTAAGGTTTTTTGCAATTGAACTAATTGAGTTGAATCGCCTGTTGCTGCAACAGCCACAGCCGCCTTCTCAATTGATTTTAGTTCCAACGCTTTAGCTTTAGCTGCTTTGGCAACCAATTCTTTTTGTGCTTTCTCAGCCGCAATCACTTTCGGATCGGGTTGATTTTGATACATAATCCAAATCAAGATTCCGAAAATCAATACAAAACCAACGATCGAATTAATGTCTAATTTTTTTTGTTCCATTTTATTTTAAAAATAGTTGATGTTATAGAAACTAGGTTCTATTATTTTTTCTTTGCTTGAACGGCAGCGGCCACAAAATTCACAAAAATTGGATGTGGATTGGCTACAGTACTTTTGTATTCTGGGTGGTATTGTACACCTATAAAAAACGGATGATCTTCAATTTCGACAATTTCTACTAATCCCGTTTGAGGATTCGTTCCAGAAGCCTTTAATCCTGCTTTTTCCAATTGGCTTACATAAGCACTATTGAATTCATAACGGTGACGGTGACGCTCTGAAATAGAAGTTGTTCCATAAATTTTATGAGCCAAAGTACCTGCTTTAATATTGCAATTCCAAGCACCTAAACGCATGGTGCCGCCTTTATCGGTAACCGTTTTTTGTTCTTCCATCAAGTTCACCACTGGATTAGAAGTAGTATCGTTCATCTCGGTTGAATTGGCATCTGAAAGACCCAATACATTTCTTGAATATTCGATTACTGACATTTGCATTCCCAAACAAATTCCGAAAAACGGAATTTTATTTTCACGTACATAACGTACTGTCTCAATCTTTCCTTCAATACCTCTTTCACCAAAACCAGGCGCTACTAAAACAGCATCTAAACCTGCTAATTTTTCATTCACATTTGAAGCATCTATGAATTCCGAATGAAGTGAAATGACATTGACCTTGGTTTCATTTGCAGCCCCTGCGTGAATAAAGGCTTCCAAAATAGATTTATAACAATCTTGCATTTCAACATATTTCCCAACCAAACCAATATTTACGGTATGTTTTGGGTTTTTCAATCGCTTCAAAAACGTATTCCAATTTTTCAAATCGGGAGCGGCTTTCTTAGGTAAATCTAATTTTTTCAACGCCACAACATCCAATCCTTCTTCAAGCATTAAGTTGGGCACTTCGTATATGGTAGACGCATCAATTGATTGAATAACCGCCTCTCTTTTTACATTACAAAACAAGGCTAATTTATTGCGAATTTCATCCGAAATCTCGTGTTCTGTTCTACACACCAAGATGTCCGCTTTGATTCCGCTTTCCATCAAGGTTTTTACGGAGTGTTGGGTTGGTTTCGTTTTCAATTCTCCAGCAGCAGCCAAATAAGGCACTAAGGTTAAATGAATTACAATTCCGTTATTTTCTCCCAATTCCCAAACTAATTGACGAACAGATTCAATGTATGGCAAGGATTCAATATCACCCACAGTACCCCCGATTTCAGTAATCACAATATCATAATCACCTGATTTACCAAGCAATTGCATTCTGTCTTTAATTTCGTTGGTAATATGAGGAACCACTTGCACCGTTTTACCTAAAAATTCGCCACGACGCTCTTTTTCAATCACCGAAAGATAGATTCTACCTGTGGTTACATTATTCGCTTGAGAAGTAGGCACATTCAAGAAACGCTCGTAGTGACCTAAATCCAAATCGGTTTCTGCACCATCATCGGTAACATAACATTCTCCGTGTTCGTATGGATTTAGAGTTCCTGGGTCCACATTGATGTAAGGATCGAACTTTTGAATAGTCGTTCTATATCCTCTAGCTTGTAATAATTTCGCCAAGGAAGCTGCAATAATCCCCTTCCCTAAAGAAGAAGTTACACCGCCAGTAACAAAAATATATTTCGTTTGATTCATTCTGTGTTAGTTTGTATTGTAGTTGTGTAAAAAACGTCGCAAAAATACAATTATAAATTGAGAAAATGCGAATTTAAAATTGTGAAAATATTAAATTTTATGCTATTCAATCCTTTCATTATCATTCCAAAATTGAACTAAATTTTTGATCAAATTGGTTTTGGATATTTCTTTTTTATGTTGCGAATTAAATCTTCTAATCCGTTTAATTTTAATTCGTAAACCAATTGTAATTGCTGACCTAACTCGCCTTTTGGAAATCCTTTATTATTGTACCAAACCACATAATATTCAGGCAACTCAATTAAATGCCAACCTTCGTATTTCCCAAAAGGCATTTTAGTATGCGCTAGTTTAATAAGTTGTTTTTGGTTATTTTCCATTTGGATTTTACTTTGCTTCTTTGACAGTCAAATCGGCATCGTAATACAAAATATACCATCCTTTATTAGCAAAACCACCCGTTTCATTTTTAAAATAATCAAACTTGCTTTCCACTTGTTCAGTCACTTGATTGGCACTTTCCATAAATCCATTAGGTTGAGACAAACGCATCAATGCATCAAAAGTGACATCAAAACCACGTATAGCAAATGAGTTGGGAGTTACTTTATTTATTAATTTGAAATTCTTTTCGAATAACATCGCTTCAGTACTACTATTTTCTCGAGTCATGGAAGGATACATCAATTTCAATTTCACTAAATCAGCAAACTCGATCTCATCTGTATTTAAAGTTTCATTGGTCTCCAAAATTACAAGTTGCACATTGAACCACTGCTGAACGCTCAACAAAGCAGTCATAGTAGCTTTAATCATACTGGTATTAGCGGTTTCCATCACCACATAATTGATTTTGTTTTTTACTAACAAGCCTTTTAAACTAAGTACATTCAAAGCTCCTGTTGCATCCAAGGCGGCAAATCGAACGTCTTTTTGATTCTCAAGAATGTATTTTTTAACCGATACTTTTTTCTTATCTACTACTGCAATAATATTTCCTTTTTTGGACCGCATAAAATCAAAAATAGCAGAACGAATTAGGTTTGGTGAAGTAATAGTTTGAAATAAATTAGGGTAGGATTTCCCCAATTCTTTTGATAAAGGCGAAATAACTGCCACTTGATTAGCACTCAAAAATTCGGCTGTTTTCTCAACATTAGCCTGATAAAATGGTCCAATGACTGCTCCAAAAGTTGCTAGTTGATTATCTGCGATTAGTTTAGCAACATTCGAACTATTTTTGTTTTCCTCCGAATCAAAAACACTTACATCTACTGAAATACCCAATTGTTTGGCAGAATCAATTGCCATTACTGCTCCGGAATAAAAATCCAGCGTCATATTTAGAAACTTATCTTTCTTCAATCGGTCTGCAATAGTATTTACAGTATCGTTTTGCAACTTGGTTATATTAAAAGGCAACAACAAAGCCAGTTTTTTGGATTGATTGACCAAAGGTTTTTCCTGCTGCAAAATGTTTGTTGAAGTCGTAGCGGTAGTGATTTCTTGTGCAACAATAGTATTGGTAAACAAAAGCACCACAACCAGTATTTTTAATAAATAATTCATTTTATTTTGTTTTACAACCATTCCTTTATAACCATCGAACGGTATCAAATTTAGAACAAAATCTGATACCGTTTCAATAAATAATTTCAATTTAAGTACACTTTATTCCCACTCAATTGTGGCAGGTGGTTTTGAACTAATATCATACACCACACGGTTTACCCCTTTTACTTTATTGATAATTTCATTCGAAATTTTCATCAAGAAATCATAGGGTAAATGAACCCAGTCAGCCGTCATACCATCAGTTGATTCTACAGCACGAAGCGCTACTACTTTTTCGTAAGTACGTTCATCACCCATAACTCCAACACTGTTTACAGGCAATAAAATTGCTCCTGCTTGCCAAACTTTATCGTACAATCCCCAAGATTTCAATCCATCGATAAATACCGCATCTACATCTTGTAAAATTTGTACTTTTTCTGGAGTGATATCTCCTAAGATTCGGATGGATAATCCTGGTCCTGGGAAAGGATGTCTTCCTAATAATTCCGGATCAATTCCTAAAGTAGCCCCCACTCTTCGCACTTCATCTTTGAAAAGCATGCGCAAAGGTTCTACAATTTGTAATTTCATATAATCTGGTAATCCACCCACATTGTGGTGCGATTTGATTGTAGCTGAAGGTCCTTTAACCGAAACCGATTCGATAACATCTGGATAAATAGTTCCTTGAGCCAACCATTTTACATCTTCGATCAAATGCGATTCGTCATCAAAAACTTCGATGAAAACACGTCCGATAATTTTACGTTTGGTTTCTGGATCGCTTACTCCTGCCAATTCCGACAAGAAACGATCACCTGCATCTACTCCTTTTACGTTCAATCCCATTCCTTTGTATTGATTCAATACATTTTGGAATTCGTTTTTACGAAGCAAACCATTATTAACGAAAATACAATATAAGTTTTTTCCAATGGCTTGGTGTAATAAAACTGCCGCAACAGTTGAATCTACGCCACCTGAAAGACCTAAAACTACTTTGTCATCTTGTAATTTTTCTTTCAATTCGGACACCATATCAGTAACAAAAGCATTAGGAGTAAAGTTTTGAGGCACCTCAGCAATGTTCACCAAAAAGTTCTCCAACATTTTAGTTCCTTCTGTCGAATGAAATACTTCTGGATGGTATTGAATTGCATAGGTTGTTTCACCTTCAATTCGGTAAGCCGCAAATTCTACATCATGTGTACTAGCTAATTTAATACCGTTAGTTGGTAATACTTTAATACTATCACTATGACTCATCCAAACCTGACTGTTTGGTGAAATACCTTGAAAGAAAACTTCGTCTTCTTTAATATAAGAAAGATTTGCTCTTCCGTATTCTCTTGTATTGGATGCAGCTACTTCGCCACCACTAAAATGGGCTAAATATTGCGCTCCGTAACATACCGCAAGCATTGGCAATTTACCTCTAATTTGAGACAAATCAGGATGTGGTGCATCTTCTGCGCGAACCGAAAATGGACTTCCACCCAAAATTACGGCTTTGTAGGGAGATAAATCGGTTGGAAAATTGTTGTAAGGAAAAATTTCGCAGAATATATTTAATTCGCGAACTCTACGCGCAATAAGCTGTGTGTATTGCGACCCGAAATCTAAAATAAGTACGTTGTGTTGCATGCGCAAAAATACTTTTAAAATTCGGAATTGAAAAATGGATTTTGAAAAAAATATATTTTTATTCTTTGACCAATAAAATCGTTGCTTTAAAGCCTGTTCCAAGGTTCCATTGGCTTGCAGAAATCAAACTACCCTTATCGTCATAGACCCTAAATTCAGCAGTATTGGGACCTGAAGTTCCTTGATTTAATGCTTCAAAATCAATTTTGTTAAACCCTTTTTCAAGCACGATCTCAAAACCTTTAAAAGCACTTTCAAGTGAAACAAAAGTCTCGATTACTTTATCATTTAAATAAACCCGAATATGATCACCATCAACCGCTGCAGCATCTCGATACATAACCCTTGCTTTATTGGCTTTGATTCTAAAATCACCCAAATTTTGATTTCTTCGGTACTCCATTTCTCCGGGATCATCCTCTTTTTTATTCAATCGCGCTTCTACTTCTCCACCGGGTTTGATAAATTCATTTTTTTGAATCATCGAAAAAGTATTGGTTTGTCCTAACTGATACGATTTGGCAGGAGCCGGTTTAGTAAATTGTGCTTCTGGACTATTAAAAACATTGGGCGCTTTAATAGAGGGAATATCGGAATTTGTAGGTGCTACTTTTTTGGGTTCAACCGCTTTTTTTGGAGCAATTGGAAACTTTCCTACAGGAATTGCCTTGAACTTTGCAGTGAACTCACTTTGCGCTTGACTATGCCATGCCCAAGCTATAAATACAATACAAAGTAATAGTCGTTTCATTTTTTTACCTAACTGATAGTCTTATGCTCACAAAAATAGTATAAATACCTTTTATGGTTCATTAATTAGAAAATTCTTAACAAAATCCAGTTGTAAAATTCTAACAAATGACTCCAAAAGACTTTGTTATGTAACCTCTTTTGTCAGAAAACAAAATCACTAATTCATCTCATTATCGTAAATTGCGCCACTTAATTTAAGTTGTAAAACAAACAAAATGGAAAGAAAAAATATCCTAACAGGCTCCCCATGGGAAGATAAAATGGGTTATTGTCGTGCCGTTCGCATTGGCAATATCATTGAAGTATCAGGAACCGTTGCTATCGTTGATGGCGAAAAAGTAAAAGCTGACGACGCGTACGCACAAACGTTAAATATTTTAGAACGGGTAGAAAAAGTTTTAGAAGACCTAAATACCAGTATGAAAGACGTTATTCGTACTCGTATTTTTACCACTGACATTACTACTTTTGAAGCAGTAGCAACAGCACACTCAACTTTTTTTAAAGACATTAAACCAACTACTGGTTTTTATGAAATAAGTAAACTAGTCGCTCCAGAGTATTTGGTGGAAATTGAATTTACCGCAGTTGTTGCGGCCTAATTCAAATTAGACGAAGTATAAAACAAAGCCGTAACGAATTTGTGTACGGCTTTTTTTATGCGATTCATTTTTGATTCATGAAATTAAACTATTTTTGAACCCAATCCATCATGCACTAAAAATGAACTTTAAAAATACTTTTCGTCTCTCCCTGCAATGGCTCATCATTTGTACTTTGATAGGATTGTTTTCAGGTTCAGCATCGGCATTCTTTTTAGTCACTTTAGAATGGGTTACTCAGATTAGAGAAAATCATAATTGGATTATTTGGCTGTTGCCAATTGGAGGTTTTTGCATTGGTTTACTGTATCACTTTTACGGCACATCCGTGGTTAAAGGCAATAATTTACTTTTAGAAGAATACGAAAATCCGCAACAAGCCATTCCTTTCAAAATGGCGCCATTGGTTCTCATAGGTACATTAATTACTCATTTGGTTGGAGGATCAGCGGGACGCGAAGGAACGGCAGTACAAATAGGTGGCGCTATTGCCGACCGATTTTCAAATTGGTTCCAATTGGATAAAACAGACCGAAGAACGATCCTGATTTTAGGAATTAGTGCTGGGTTTGCTTCTGTGTTCGGAACACCTCTAGCAGGTGCTTTATTCGCTTTGGAAGTGGTATACTTTAGTAAAATCAATTTCAAAAGTGTAGTTTTATCTTTTGTAGTGGCTTTTGTAGCCTATTATACCGTAGAATTCTGGCAAGTCGAACACACACAATATAGTGTTCCAATTCTTCCAAAAATTAACGGAATCAATTTAGTTTGGACAATTGGAACCGGAATTCTATTTGGCTTTGCCGCCTTATTATTTTCAAGAACGACACATTTTTGGAATCAATTATTTTCAAAATACATTCAATATGCACCAATTCGACCGTTAGTTGGCGGAATTATTTTAGCTGTAAGCATTTATTGTATTGGAACAACAAAATACATAGGATTGGGAGTTCCTGAAATAATGAAAGCTTTTTCAACTCCCAACGAATCCTATGATTTTCTCTTAAAAATACTATTCACCGGTTTTACATTAGGCGCAGGATTTAAAGGTGGCGAAGTCACTCCGCTTTTCTTTGTAGGCGCTACTCTAGGAAGTGCTTTATCAGGAATAGTTCCAATGCCAATAGCATTGTTAGTAGGCATGGGATTTGTTGCTGTTTTTTCGGGAGCCACCCACACACCGATTGCCTGTACAGTGATGGGCATGGAACTCTTTGGAATTGAAAGTGGGATTTTTATTGGAATTGCTTGCGTTGTAGCCTATTTTTCTTCGGGGTCTATTGGAATATATGCATCGCAAATTGTAAAAGGACCAAAATACCATTTTTACCAAAAAATAAATCGCTTTCGATTGGACCTTTTTTAGTCTTGTGAAAAAGAGGTTAAATAGTTAACTAATTTTTCGTTTAAATTAAAAAAATGTAATTTCGCAATCTATGAAAACACAAGACATACAAGCGATTCAGGAGTTGTTAGCTACTCCAAAAAAAATTGCCATAATTCCACACCGTGGACCCGATGGAGATGCCATGGGTTCTACCCTAGGTTTGTACCATTTTTTACTTAAAAATAACCACCAACCTACTGTGATTTCGCCCAACGAAATGCCACACTTTTTAGAGTGGCTTCCGGGAGCAAACACTGTAAAAATATACGAAAAAGACAAAGCGACTTGTACCCAAATTTTAGAAGAAGCTGAAGTTGTTTTCACTTTAGATTTCAACGCTTTGCACCGTACCGGTGAAATGGAAACGGTTTTAAGTACACTTACTGCTCCCTTTATCATGATTGATCACCATCAATTTCCTGATAATTATGCAACCTTTACTTATTCGGATATCAATTTTGGTTCTACTTGCGAAATGCTGTATAACTTCATTTGCTTTTTAGGTAAAAAAGCAGATATTGACGAAAACATCGGAACTTGCATTTATACTGGAATTCTAACTGATTCGGGATCTTTTCGTTTTCCAAAAACCACCGGAACTACTCACCGAATCATTGCCGAATTAATTGATTTAGGCGTAAAAAATACTGTGATACCAACCTTACTTTTTGATAATAGTTCGTTTGGACGATTACAAATTTTGGGTCGTGCTTTACAAAACATGAAGGTGTATACAGAGCACAAAACAGCTTATACTTATTTGACACAAGACGAACTGGATTCTTTTGATCATGTTAAAGGAGACACAGAAGGTATTGTCAATTATGGATTAAGCATCAAAGGCATTATTTTTACTGCGATTTTCATTGAGAATAAAGACGAAAAGATTATTAAAATATCGTTCCGTTCCCAAGGCGATTTTGATGTCAATCAGTTTGCAAGAGATCATTTCAATGGTGGGGGTCATATCAATGCTGCTGGAGGAAAATCAGAAAATGCTATGGAAGATACCCTTAAAAAGTTTGAAGATTTAGTTAGAAACCTACCTATTTAAACCATGAAAAAATTAATTTTTACAATAGGAGTTACTATTCTTTTAGCAACCACTAGTTGCCACAAAAACCAAGAAGCTCGAAAACCAATCTCGCATAGCTCAGGTTCTTTTATGAAAGAATCTGTGAATCGCAACAAAAAATTAATTGCTGGGGAAGAAGCTGAAATTGCGCGCGTGATTCGTCAAAACAAAAAAGTAAAGTTTATCGCTTCAACTAAAGGATTTTGGTATTCCTATATAATTACGAATAAAAAAGATACGCTCTCTCCCAAAAAAGGAGATGTAGCTTTATTCGATTATGAAGTTAAAGATCTTAAAGGACGTGTTATTTATTCTAAAAGCGAGTTGGGCCCACAAACTTATTTTGTTGACAAACAGAATATAATGACCGGACTTAGAGAAGGAATCAAGTTAATGCACCGAAATGAAAAAATTAATTTCCTTTTCACCTCAACTATTGCTTACGGATATCATGGAGACAATAAAAAAATTGGAACCAACAAACCGCTTCTCTGTATTGTAACTCTTCGCGATTTTATGTCGGAAGCCAATTATGACCAAAAAATGAAAGCCAACTCAAATACTGTTGCTGAAACTCAAAACGATTCTATAACCAACTAATTATACAATGAAAAAACGTTTTTTATTTGCCTTAGCCATTATTGCTTCTTTGTACTCTTGTAAAGAAGAAAACAACAATTTACCTGATGGTTTGTATGCCAAAATTGAAACCAATAAAGGAGAAATTATTGTACAATTGGATTATGAAAAAGCGCCCATTACCGTAGCAAATTTTGTAACACTTGCCGAAGGTAAAAACGAATTTGTTACCAATGAAAATATCAAAAATAGACCTTTTTATGACGGATTGAAATTTCACCGTGTAATTGAAAATTTCATGATCCAAGGTGGCGATCCACTTGGAACAGGTTCTGGAGATGCAGGATACAAATTCAAGGATGAAATTACAGACGCTCGATTTGATAAAGCTGGTGTTTTGGCTATGGCCAATAATGGACCAGCAACCAACAGCAGTCAGTTTTTTATTACTCATCTTGAAACGCCTTGGCTAGATGGAAAACACACCATTTTCGGTCATGTTGTGGGTAACGGAATGGAAGCAGTGAACAAGATTTTGCAAGATGATTATATGAGTAAAGTAACAATCATTCGAAATGGAGATGCTGCTAAAAAGTTTGATGCGGTAAAAGTATTCCATAACTTTTTTATTGCAGAAGCTGAAAACCAAAAAAAACAAGCTAGCATTGACGCAGAAAACAAACGTGTTTTTAACCAAAAGTACAAATCAGTAATTGAGGCGAAACTTAAATATTTTGCAGCATTAAAAGCCAAAGCAACTAAAACGAAATCAGGTTTAGAATTTGTTATTACCCAAAAAAGTGGTGGAAAAAAACCCAAAATTGGAACTGGAATCTTTATCCATTACGCAGGCTTTTTGGAAAACGGAACTTTGTTTGATAGTAGTATCGAAAGTGTTTGCAAGACGTTTGGTACATTTGATGCTAACAGAGCAGCTCAAAACGGCTACCTAGCTATTCCTTTTCAAGCTGGTAGAAAAGACGGAATGATTCCTGGATTTATTGAGGGAATTGAACAATTATCTTATGGAGATAAAGCCGTATTATTTATTCCATCTAAATTAGGATTTGCAGAAGCTGGCGCTGGAGAAGTGATTCCGCCCAATGCGAATCTTATTTTTGAAGTTGAATTAATGACACCGAAAAATTAAATCTTAAAAATTAAACCTGATGAAATATCAATTAGTAGCATTCTTGTTTTTAGGAATCGTAAGTATTCAAGCACAAAAATTAAAAAAAGGCCTTCCTGCAAAAAAACCAGCCATCGCACAAATGGCGAATACAACAATAAATGATGGAATTTTTGCCTCAATTCTTACCAATAAAGGAACTATTGTTATCCAATTGGAATACCAAAAAACTCCGGTTACTGTGGCCAATTTTATTAGTTTAGCTGAAGGTAAAAATCCTTTTGTAACCAATGAAAAAGTTAAAGGCAAGCCTTTTTATGACGGATTAACTTTTCATAGAGTAATTAACAACTTCATGATCCAAGGAGGTGACCCTGCCGGGAATGGTACTGGAGGTCCGGGTTATACTTTTAAAGATGAGTTTACCGATTTAAAACACAACAAAGGTGGTATTCTT
This sequence is a window from Flavobacterium ammoniigenes. Protein-coding genes within it:
- the gldI gene encoding gliding motility-associated peptidyl-prolyl isomerase GldI — encoded protein: MKKLIFTIGVTILLATTSCHKNQEARKPISHSSGSFMKESVNRNKKLIAGEEAEIARVIRQNKKVKFIASTKGFWYSYIITNKKDTLSPKKGDVALFDYEVKDLKGRVIYSKSELGPQTYFVDKQNIMTGLREGIKLMHRNEKINFLFTSTIAYGYHGDNKKIGTNKPLLCIVTLRDFMSEANYDQKMKANSNTVAETQNDSITN
- a CDS encoding peptidylprolyl isomerase — protein: MKKRFLFALAIIASLYSCKEENNNLPDGLYAKIETNKGEIIVQLDYEKAPITVANFVTLAEGKNEFVTNENIKNRPFYDGLKFHRVIENFMIQGGDPLGTGSGDAGYKFKDEITDARFDKAGVLAMANNGPATNSSQFFITHLETPWLDGKHTIFGHVVGNGMEAVNKILQDDYMSKVTIIRNGDAAKKFDAVKVFHNFFIAEAENQKKQASIDAENKRVFNQKYKSVIEAKLKYFAALKAKATKTKSGLEFVITQKSGGKKPKIGTGIFIHYAGFLENGTLFDSSIESVCKTFGTFDANRAAQNGYLAIPFQAGRKDGMIPGFIEGIEQLSYGDKAVLFIPSKLGFAEAGAGEVIPPNANLIFEVELMTPKN